A window from Mycobacterium saskatchewanense encodes these proteins:
- a CDS encoding TetR/AcrR family transcriptional regulator, with translation MPKISAASVEEHREQVQRRVFDAFATLMGEHSFDAITMAKLAARAGIGRTAIYHHFADKEAVVVAFASHETSRYIDGLRAGLADVDDPVERLAIYIRHQLNAGQQFHMGLGPQLYGALSQDTMRAIREHVTAVEDVLREILADGVATGQFTIEDEVATMSLIHACLAPRDLPPAIVERFVLRALGAAP, from the coding sequence GGAGGAGCACCGCGAACAGGTCCAGCGGCGCGTCTTCGACGCCTTCGCCACGCTGATGGGCGAGCACAGCTTCGACGCGATCACGATGGCCAAACTCGCGGCCCGGGCCGGCATCGGACGAACGGCGATCTACCACCACTTCGCCGACAAGGAAGCGGTTGTCGTGGCGTTTGCATCGCACGAGACCAGTCGCTACATCGACGGGCTGCGCGCCGGTCTGGCCGATGTCGACGACCCGGTCGAGCGCCTCGCGATCTACATCCGGCACCAGCTCAACGCCGGCCAGCAATTCCACATGGGCCTTGGCCCGCAGCTGTACGGCGCCCTTTCGCAGGACACGATGCGGGCCATCCGGGAGCACGTGACCGCCGTCGAGGATGTCTTGCGGGAAATCCTGGCCGACGGTGTGGCCACGGGACAGTTCACCATCGAGGACGAGGTGGCCACCATGTCGCTGATCCACGCCTGTTTGGCGCCGCGCGACCTGCCGCCCGCGATCGTCGAGCGGTTTGTGCTGCGCGCGCTCGGCGCGGCGCCGTAG
- a CDS encoding O-methyltransferase, producing the protein MAEKATPATPATTATPQDVDAFLDSTVIGDDPVLTEALAASEAAGLPPIAVSAQQGKFLSLLAGATQARRILEIGTLGGFSTTWLARGAGPQGRVVTLEYEPKHAEVARANLQRAGLADRVEVIVGAALDTLPTVTGDPFDLVFIDADKENYPAYLQWAIRLARPGAVIVADNVIREGDVLTATPGSGAAHAVRQTLQQMGEHPRLDTAVIQTVGAKRWDGFALALVR; encoded by the coding sequence ATGGCCGAAAAAGCAACCCCTGCTACCCCTGCAACCACTGCAACCCCTCAGGACGTCGACGCCTTCTTGGACAGCACGGTGATTGGCGACGATCCGGTGCTCACCGAAGCACTGGCCGCCAGCGAGGCCGCCGGGTTACCGCCGATCGCGGTATCGGCACAACAGGGCAAGTTCCTCTCGCTGCTGGCCGGCGCGACGCAGGCGCGGCGCATCCTCGAGATCGGCACCCTGGGCGGGTTCAGCACCACCTGGCTGGCCCGGGGCGCGGGACCGCAGGGCCGGGTGGTGACACTGGAATACGAGCCAAAGCACGCCGAGGTGGCGCGAGCCAACCTGCAGCGGGCCGGCCTGGCCGACCGGGTGGAGGTGATCGTCGGCGCGGCGCTGGACACCTTGCCGACGGTGACCGGCGACCCGTTCGACCTGGTGTTCATCGACGCCGACAAGGAGAACTACCCTGCCTACCTGCAGTGGGCGATCCGCCTGGCGCGTCCCGGCGCCGTCATCGTGGCAGACAACGTGATTCGCGAGGGTGACGTGCTCACCGCCACCCCGGGAAGCGGCGCCGCGCACGCGGTGCGTCAGACCCTCCAGCAGATGGGCGAGCACCCCCGCCTGGACACGGCGGTGATCCAGACGGTGGGTGCCAAGCGCTGGGACGGTTTCGCGCTGGCGCTGGTGCGCTAG
- the mymT gene encoding copper-binding metallothionein MymT, whose amino-acid sequence MANHAEGTVLTCGHEGCGCRVRIEVPCHCSGSGEPYRCTCGDELRPVE is encoded by the coding sequence ATGGCGAACCACGCGGAAGGAACCGTGCTGACCTGCGGCCACGAAGGCTGCGGGTGTCGCGTCCGCATCGAGGTTCCGTGCCACTGTTCGGGTTCCGGCGAGCCCTACCGCTGCACGTGTGGCGACGAGCTGAGGCCGGTCGAGTAG